From Medicago truncatula cultivar Jemalong A17 chromosome 7, MtrunA17r5.0-ANR, whole genome shotgun sequence, a single genomic window includes:
- the LOC11440995 gene encoding transcription factor SCREAM2 isoform X1, which translates to MERYTLPLPSQQVHNTLTIPWTEPQQQESPSSWSTPNSEPKHNHEQDIAIAIAMAGSSLPFFKPEPQPEPDNNFYNNNNVVNVNNVIPLPDNFLMHQNTNTIDSISNPHSFFHNNNNYFFNNNNTNNPFEMGFENGFFMGNNNTSTSPVFMGGSLSASEFPPSLELDAAPVPPFSASFSMPLELAQPQPQQHHHQQQQQQPTTLFQKRRGALEIPRLETVGNKKKRKVEKSWEEEGSGGGGGDDVDDFSELNYDSDENGNDLNNSNGTVVTGGDQKGKKKKGLPAKNLMAERRRRKKLNDRLYMLRSVVPKISKMDRASILGDAVDYLKELLQRINNLHNELESTPPGSLLQPSASASFHPLTPTPPTLPCRVKEDLYPGDLLSPKNQSPKVEVRVREGRAVNIHMFCTRRPGLLLSTMRALDNLGLDVQQAVISCFNGFALDVFRAEQQCREGQDVLPEQIKAVLLDSAGYHGLN; encoded by the exons ATGGAGAGATACACGCTACCGTTACCATCACAACAAGTTCACAACACTCTCACTATACCTTGGACTGAAcctcaacaacaagaatcaccTTCTTCATGGTCCACACCTAACTCCGAACCTAAACACAACCACGAACAAGACATTGCAATAGCTATTGCCATGGCTGGTTCTTCTCTCCCTTTCTTCAAACCCGAACCACAACCCGAACCTGATAACAacttctacaacaacaacaacgttgTTAATGTTAATAATGTTATTCCCTTACCAGACAATTTTCTCATGCACCAAAACACAAACACCAtagattcaatttcaaatccacACTCTTTCTTTCACAACAATAACAACTActtcttcaacaacaataataccAATAACCCATTTGAAATGGGCTTTGAAAATGGATTCTTTATGGGTAACAACAACACTTCAACTTCCCCTGTTTTCATGGGTGGGTCCCTTTCAGCTTCTGAGTTTCCTCCGAGTCTTGAACTCGATGCTGCTCCAGTACCACCTTTTAGTGCTTCGTTTTCTATGCCTCTTGAGCTAGCTCAACCTCAACcgcaacaacatcatcatcaacagcAACAGCAACAACCAACGACGCTGTTTCAGAAGCGTCGTGGGGCGTTGGAGATTCCGAGGTTGGAGACTGTGGGGAacaagaagaagaggaaggtggaGAAGAGCTGGGAAGAAGAAggaagtggtggtggtggtggtgatgatgtGGATGATTTTTCTGAGTTGAATTATGATTCTGATGAGAATGGGAATGATTTGAATAATTCAAATGGGACTGTTGTTACTGGTGGAGATCAGaagggaaagaagaagaaggggcTTCCAGCGAAGAATTTGATGGCTGAGAGGCGCAGGAGGAAGAAACTCAATGATAGATTGTACATGCTTAGGTCTGTTGTGCCTAAGATTAGCAAG ATGGATAGGGCTTCAATACTCGGAGATGCAGTTGACTACTTGAAGGAGCTGCTGCAGCGGATTAATAATCTTCATAATGAACTGGAATCAACTCCACCTGGCTCATTGCTGCAACCTTCTGCAAGTGCAAGCTTTCACCCGTTGACACCCACTCCACCGACTCTTCCCTGTCGAGTCAAAGAGGATCTATATCCTGGTGACTTGCTAAGCCCCAAAAACCAATCTCCCAAG GTGGAAGTTAGAGTAAGGGAAGGGAGAGCGGTCAACATTCATATGTTTTGTACTCGCAGACCAGGACTTTTGCTGTCTACCATGAGGGCTTTGGATAACCTTGGATTGGATGTTCAACAGGCTGTTATCAGTTGTTTCAATGGCTTTGCATTAGATGTGTTCAGAGCCGAG cAGCAATGCAGAGAAGGCCAGGACGTCCTCCCCGAGCAAATTAAAGCCGTGCTTTTGGATTCAGCTGGCTACCATGGTTTGAATTGA
- the LOC11440995 gene encoding transcription factor SCREAM2 isoform X2 encodes MERYTLPLPSQQVHNTLTIPWTEPQQQESPSSWSTPNSEPKHNHEQDIAIAIAMAGSSLPFFKPEPQPEPDNNFYNNNNVVNVNNVIPLPDNFLMHQNTNTIDSISNPHSFFHNNNNYFFNNNNTNNPFEMGFENGFFMGNNNTSTSPVFMGGSLSASEFPPSLELDAAPVPPFSASFSMPLELAQPQPQQHHHQQQQQQPTTLFQKRRGALEIPRLETVGNKKKRKVEKSWEEEGSGGGGGDDVDDFSELNYDSDENGNDLNNSNGTVVTGGDQKGKKKKGLPAKNLMAERRRRKKLNDRLYMLRSVVPKISKMDRASILGDAVDYLKELLQRINNLHNELESTPPGSLLQPSASASFHPLTPTPPTLPCRVKEDLYPGDLLSPKNQSPKVEVRVREGRAVNIHMFCTRRPGLLLSTMRALDNLGLDVQQAVISCFNGFALDVFRAEQCREGQDVLPEQIKAVLLDSAGYHGLN; translated from the exons ATGGAGAGATACACGCTACCGTTACCATCACAACAAGTTCACAACACTCTCACTATACCTTGGACTGAAcctcaacaacaagaatcaccTTCTTCATGGTCCACACCTAACTCCGAACCTAAACACAACCACGAACAAGACATTGCAATAGCTATTGCCATGGCTGGTTCTTCTCTCCCTTTCTTCAAACCCGAACCACAACCCGAACCTGATAACAacttctacaacaacaacaacgttgTTAATGTTAATAATGTTATTCCCTTACCAGACAATTTTCTCATGCACCAAAACACAAACACCAtagattcaatttcaaatccacACTCTTTCTTTCACAACAATAACAACTActtcttcaacaacaataataccAATAACCCATTTGAAATGGGCTTTGAAAATGGATTCTTTATGGGTAACAACAACACTTCAACTTCCCCTGTTTTCATGGGTGGGTCCCTTTCAGCTTCTGAGTTTCCTCCGAGTCTTGAACTCGATGCTGCTCCAGTACCACCTTTTAGTGCTTCGTTTTCTATGCCTCTTGAGCTAGCTCAACCTCAACcgcaacaacatcatcatcaacagcAACAGCAACAACCAACGACGCTGTTTCAGAAGCGTCGTGGGGCGTTGGAGATTCCGAGGTTGGAGACTGTGGGGAacaagaagaagaggaaggtggaGAAGAGCTGGGAAGAAGAAggaagtggtggtggtggtggtgatgatgtGGATGATTTTTCTGAGTTGAATTATGATTCTGATGAGAATGGGAATGATTTGAATAATTCAAATGGGACTGTTGTTACTGGTGGAGATCAGaagggaaagaagaagaaggggcTTCCAGCGAAGAATTTGATGGCTGAGAGGCGCAGGAGGAAGAAACTCAATGATAGATTGTACATGCTTAGGTCTGTTGTGCCTAAGATTAGCAAG ATGGATAGGGCTTCAATACTCGGAGATGCAGTTGACTACTTGAAGGAGCTGCTGCAGCGGATTAATAATCTTCATAATGAACTGGAATCAACTCCACCTGGCTCATTGCTGCAACCTTCTGCAAGTGCAAGCTTTCACCCGTTGACACCCACTCCACCGACTCTTCCCTGTCGAGTCAAAGAGGATCTATATCCTGGTGACTTGCTAAGCCCCAAAAACCAATCTCCCAAG GTGGAAGTTAGAGTAAGGGAAGGGAGAGCGGTCAACATTCATATGTTTTGTACTCGCAGACCAGGACTTTTGCTGTCTACCATGAGGGCTTTGGATAACCTTGGATTGGATGTTCAACAGGCTGTTATCAGTTGTTTCAATGGCTTTGCATTAGATGTGTTCAGAGCCGAG CAATGCAGAGAAGGCCAGGACGTCCTCCCCGAGCAAATTAAAGCCGTGCTTTTGGATTCAGCTGGCTACCATGGTTTGAATTGA